One window of the Anopheles cruzii chromosome 2, idAnoCruzAS_RS32_06, whole genome shotgun sequence genome contains the following:
- the LOC128267568 gene encoding chymotrypsin-2-like, translated as MAHRKPLAALLAAVWIVLLQMGEVRSIVGGHTSLPGDASYIVAVRLASGGSHLCSGVLVKANWVLTTARCVSERTEADLAVLAGSHRLLTNKALGTVSKIVRHPSYDATSGAHNLALLQLTTALSVSARVSPVVLNDASVTTGPVTAFHGWGSLRYGTTSYSNELQTLYQRALSAVDCRARIASLAEGDVCAMIQPGQAACSRDEGGPLVLYASKKLAGIFSYGTQCSGRVPDVFVDVYTHKAWIEATAV; from the exons ATGGCGCACCGAAAGCCGTTGGCAGCGCTGTTGGCTGCCGTTTGGATAGTTTTATTACAAATGGGCGAAG TGCGTTCCATCGTCGGCGGCCATACGTCACTGCCGGGAGACGCATCTTACATCGTGGCGGTGCGCTTGGCGAGTGGCGGCTCGCACCTATGTTCCGGGGTGCTGGTTAAGGCGAACTGGGTGCTTACCACCGCCCGCTGTGTGAGCGAACGTACCGAAGCGGACCTGGCGGTTCTGGCCGGCTCTCACCGTCTGCTGACGAACAAGGCTCTGGGCACAGTCAGCAAAATTGTGCGACATCCGTCGTACGATGCCACGAGCGGGGCGCACAACTTGGCGTTGCTACAGCTGACGACAGCATTGTCGGTATCCGCACGTGTCTCTCCGGTCGTTTTGAACGATGCCAGCGTTACAACGGGACCGGTCACGGCATTCCACGGCTGGGGATCCCTGCGCTATGGCACAACGTCGTACTCGAACGAATTGCAGACGCTGTACCAGCGTGCGCTGTCCGCCGTAGACTGTCGAGCACGGATCGCGAGCCTTGCCGAGGGTGATGTGTGCGCCATGATTCAACCGGGCCAGGCAGCGTGCAGT AGGGATGAAGGCGGTCCTCTGGTGCTCTACGCCTCTAAGAAGTTGGCAGGTATATTCAGCTACGGCACGCAGTGTAGCGGACGGGTTCCGGACGTTTTCGTCGACGTGTACACGCACAAGGCGTGGATTGAAGCCACGGCTGTGTGA